From Streptomyces cyaneogriseus subsp. noncyanogenus, the proteins below share one genomic window:
- a CDS encoding DUF6278 family protein, producing the protein MRIPFLGGRREEPAAAPDAEGIAELLAECELLRCQASGDGVRLDDSAASLEALDQMVPRWRDDEETLAWLGNDAGLYLGTVIVRTVAGAVWRIRRDGQPVVRLASGREFDVVAAGREWAASGAPQLAQLYAEVAEY; encoded by the coding sequence ATGCGCATCCCCTTCCTGGGCGGCCGGCGTGAGGAACCCGCGGCGGCTCCCGACGCCGAGGGCATCGCCGAGCTGCTCGCCGAGTGCGAGCTGCTCCGCTGCCAGGCGTCCGGGGACGGCGTCCGGCTCGACGACTCCGCCGCCTCCCTGGAGGCGCTCGACCAGATGGTGCCGCGCTGGCGCGACGACGAGGAGACGCTGGCCTGGCTGGGCAACGACGCCGGGCTGTATCTGGGCACCGTGATCGTCCGCACCGTGGCCGGTGCCGTCTGGCGGATCCGGCGCGACGGCCAGCCCGTGGTGCGGCTCGCCTCCGGCCGCGAGTTCGACGTCGTGGCCGCCGGCCGGGAGTGGGCCGCGAGCGGCGCGCCCCAGTTGGCGCAGCTCTACGCGGAGGTCGCCGAGTACTGA
- a CDS encoding alpha/beta fold hydrolase — protein MSEAKIETLQYRFDGPEDAPVLILGPSLGTTWHMWDRQVPELAKQWRVVRFDLPGHGGAPAHPADSVAELTNRLLATLDGLGVQRFGYAGCAFGGAIGVELALRHPERLASLALIAASPRFGTADEFRQRGVVVRTNGLDPIARTAPDRWFTAGFAAAQPAITEWAVQMVRTTDPGCYIAACEALAAFDVRAELGRVGVPTLVLVGSDDQVTGPAEARTLVAGIPDARLAVVPGASHLVPVEQPVAVTDLLTTHFGTAWQPVHDSSTGQIAIPAAPVRPVPAATVPPQAVPVAPVAEIAPAVAPPQPDQRPDPYDAGLRMRRDVLGDAHVDGALAEAGDFAGDFQEFLTRYTWGEIWNRPGLDRRTRSCVALTALAAGGHLEDLAAHTRAALRNGLTPDEIKEVLLQTAVYCGVPAANRAFRVAQQVVREETTPQE, from the coding sequence GTGAGCGAAGCCAAGATCGAAACGCTGCAATACCGCTTTGACGGGCCAGAAGACGCCCCTGTCCTGATCTTGGGACCGTCCCTCGGTACCACATGGCATATGTGGGACCGGCAGGTCCCCGAGCTGGCCAAGCAGTGGCGGGTGGTCCGCTTCGACCTGCCGGGGCACGGGGGTGCACCGGCTCATCCGGCGGACTCCGTCGCCGAGCTGACGAACCGTCTGCTCGCCACGCTCGACGGGCTCGGCGTGCAGCGGTTCGGTTACGCGGGATGCGCGTTCGGCGGCGCGATCGGCGTGGAGCTGGCGCTGCGCCACCCCGAGCGCCTCGCTTCCCTGGCGCTGATCGCCGCCTCGCCGAGGTTCGGCACGGCCGACGAGTTCCGGCAGCGCGGCGTGGTCGTGCGGACCAACGGGCTCGACCCCATCGCCCGTACCGCCCCCGACCGGTGGTTCACCGCCGGGTTCGCCGCGGCGCAGCCCGCCATCACCGAGTGGGCCGTGCAGATGGTCCGCACCACCGACCCCGGCTGCTACATCGCCGCCTGCGAGGCGCTCGCCGCGTTCGACGTGCGGGCCGAGCTGGGCCGGGTCGGCGTGCCCACCCTCGTCCTCGTCGGCTCCGACGACCAGGTCACCGGCCCCGCCGAGGCCCGCACGCTGGTCGCCGGCATCCCCGACGCCCGCCTCGCGGTCGTCCCCGGCGCCTCGCACCTGGTCCCCGTCGAACAGCCCGTCGCCGTCACCGACCTGCTGACGACGCACTTCGGCACCGCCTGGCAGCCCGTGCACGACTCCTCCACCGGACAGATCGCGATCCCCGCGGCGCCCGTCCGTCCGGTCCCGGCCGCGACCGTGCCGCCGCAGGCCGTGCCGGTCGCGCCGGTCGCCGAGATCGCCCCGGCCGTGGCCCCGCCCCAGCCCGACCAGCGCCCCGACCCGTACGACGCGGGGCTCAGGATGCGCCGCGACGTGCTGGGCGACGCGCACGTCGACGGGGCGCTGGCGGAGGCCGGCGACTTCGCCGGGGACTTCCAGGAGTTCCTCACCCGCTACACCTGGGGCGAGATCTGGAACCGGCCCGGTCTGGACCGCCGTACCCGCTCCTGTGTCGCCCTCACCGCCCTGGCCGCCGGCGGTCACCTGGAGGACCTGGCCGCCCACACCCGGGCCGCCCTGCGCAACGGGCTCACCCCGGACGAGATCAAGGAAGTACTGCTCCAGACGGCCGTCTACTGCGGTGTGCCCGCCGCGAACCGGGCCTTCCGGGTGGCCCAGCAGGTGGTGCGGGAGGAGACCACGCCCCAGGAGTGA
- a CDS encoding exodeoxyribonuclease III, translated as MRIATWNVNSITARLPRLLAWLESSGTDVLCLQEAKVAEEQFPFAELRELGYEAAVHATGRWNGVAVLSRVGIEDVVKGLPGDPGYEGAQEPRAISATCGPVRVWSVYVPNGREVEHPHYAYKLQWFEALRAAVAGDAAGSRPFAVMGDYNVAPTDDDVYDRAAFEGATHVTPAERAALAALRETGLSDVVPRPLKYEHPFTYWDYRQLCFPKNRGMRIDLVYGNAPFAKAVKDAYVDREERKGKGASDHAPVVVDLDV; from the coding sequence ATGCGCATCGCGACCTGGAACGTGAACTCGATCACCGCCCGCCTGCCGAGGCTGCTGGCCTGGCTGGAGAGCAGCGGCACGGACGTGCTCTGCCTCCAGGAGGCCAAGGTCGCCGAGGAGCAGTTCCCCTTCGCCGAGCTGCGCGAGCTGGGCTACGAGGCGGCCGTGCACGCCACCGGCCGGTGGAACGGCGTCGCGGTGCTCTCCCGCGTCGGCATCGAGGACGTGGTCAAGGGCCTGCCCGGCGACCCCGGCTACGAGGGCGCGCAGGAGCCCCGGGCGATCTCCGCCACCTGCGGCCCGGTCCGCGTCTGGTCGGTGTACGTGCCCAACGGCCGCGAGGTGGAGCACCCGCACTACGCGTACAAGCTCCAGTGGTTCGAGGCGCTGCGCGCGGCGGTCGCCGGCGACGCGGCGGGCAGCCGCCCGTTCGCGGTGATGGGCGACTACAACGTGGCCCCGACCGACGACGACGTGTACGACCGCGCCGCCTTCGAGGGCGCCACCCACGTCACCCCGGCCGAGCGCGCCGCCCTGGCCGCGCTGCGCGAGACCGGCCTGTCGGACGTGGTGCCGCGCCCGCTGAAGTACGAGCACCCCTTCACGTACTGGGACTACCGCCAGCTCTGCTTCCCCAAGAACCGCGGCATGCGGATCGACCTCGTCTACGGCAACGCGCCCTTCGCCAAGGCGGTCAAGGACGCCTACGTGGACCGCGAGGAGCGCAAGGGCAAGGGCGCCTCGGACCACGCCCCGGTCGTGGTGGACCTGGACGTCTGA
- a CDS encoding MBL fold metallo-hydrolase, whose product MKLIKKSHACVRLEKDGQTLVLDPGGFSEEDAALGADAILVTHEHPDHFDELRLRAAMEINPAARIWTLKAVAEKISAAFPGRVHTVGHGDTFTAAGFDVQVHGELHAVIHPDMPRITNVGFLLDGGKVFHPGDALTVPGHPVETLMLPVMAPWNKISEVIDYVREVRPRRAYDIHDALLTDLARPIYDRQIGQLGGAEHLRLTPGDSAEV is encoded by the coding sequence ATGAAGCTCATCAAGAAGTCGCACGCCTGCGTCCGGCTGGAGAAGGACGGGCAGACGCTCGTCCTGGACCCGGGCGGATTCAGCGAGGAGGACGCCGCGCTCGGCGCGGACGCGATCCTCGTCACCCACGAGCACCCCGACCACTTCGACGAGCTGCGGCTGCGGGCCGCGATGGAGATCAACCCGGCCGCGCGGATCTGGACCCTGAAGGCGGTCGCGGAGAAGATCTCCGCGGCGTTCCCGGGCCGTGTGCACACCGTCGGCCACGGCGACACCTTCACCGCCGCCGGCTTCGACGTCCAGGTCCACGGCGAGCTGCACGCGGTGATCCACCCGGACATGCCGCGGATCACCAACGTCGGCTTCCTTCTCGACGGCGGCAAGGTCTTCCACCCCGGCGACGCCCTCACCGTCCCCGGCCACCCGGTGGAGACCCTGATGCTGCCGGTGATGGCCCCCTGGAACAAGATCTCCGAGGTGATCGACTACGTACGCGAGGTGCGGCCGCGGCGCGCCTACGACATCCACGACGCCCTCCTGACCGACCTCGCCCGCCCGATCTACGACCGGCAGATCGGGCAGCTCGGCGGCGCGGAGCACCTGCGGCTGACGCCGGGGGACAGCGCCGAGGTGTGA
- a CDS encoding SGNH/GDSL hydrolase family protein: MRRGAWSAAVVLALLAAAVPAASAARAAPGPGAGPLPLERLFDNTAVSDDARPGRADFDGSGASLSAQDLAAAGWTPGRTVTVQGARLRWPRRAAGEPDNVRAAGQSVRVTGRGDALAFLVAGTSGTAVTGTGTVTYADGTRSAYRLTAPDWRTGPLATKAVALPHVNTPGGQLAGKARLYVVTAPLAADRRVTSVRLPHAAGLHVFALSVRDAGRGWTGAWATSTSGHPAVGPWSDRTLRLVVRTSAGGPRVRVRFDNTFAAAPVRIGGATVAVRGAGAAALEAPVALSFGGARGVDIPAGAQAYSDPLAFAVPAGRDLLVSFHLPGTVAAAPVHRQALQRSYLSEPGDHTADGTAGPYTSTLTTWPLLTGVDTGGGPGSVVLLGDSITDGDRSTVDANRRWPDALARRLLAQDAVPRYGVLNHGISGNRVTGDRYPGDGVSTDTAGVSALNRFDRDVLAQTSVRTAVVFEGVNDLLAGTDARRVIGGLRELAERGRARGLRMLGATVLPCGGRAGCTAAVDAERAAVNAWLRETDAFDAVLDFDAVIRDPAEPARMLPAYDSGDHLHPGDAGLAAIAGSVDLALLAG, encoded by the coding sequence ATGCGCCGAGGGGCCTGGAGTGCCGCTGTCGTCCTCGCTCTGCTGGCCGCCGCGGTGCCGGCCGCCTCCGCCGCACGGGCCGCGCCCGGGCCCGGCGCCGGGCCGCTGCCGCTGGAGCGGCTCTTCGACAACACCGCCGTCAGCGACGACGCCCGGCCGGGGCGGGCCGACTTCGACGGCTCGGGAGCCTCCCTGTCGGCGCAGGACCTGGCCGCGGCCGGCTGGACGCCCGGCCGCACCGTCACCGTGCAGGGCGCCCGGCTGCGCTGGCCGCGACGGGCGGCGGGCGAGCCGGACAACGTGCGGGCGGCCGGGCAGAGCGTCCGCGTCACCGGACGCGGCGACGCACTCGCCTTCCTGGTCGCGGGCACCTCCGGCACCGCCGTGACCGGGACGGGCACGGTGACATACGCCGACGGCACGCGCTCCGCCTACCGGCTCACCGCGCCCGACTGGCGCACCGGTCCGCTCGCCACCAAGGCGGTGGCGCTGCCGCACGTCAACACGCCCGGCGGGCAGCTCGCCGGGAAGGCACGGCTGTACGTCGTCACCGCGCCGCTCGCCGCGGACCGCCGGGTGACCTCGGTGCGGCTGCCGCACGCGGCCGGCCTGCACGTGTTCGCGCTGTCGGTACGGGACGCCGGGCGGGGCTGGACCGGCGCCTGGGCGACGTCGACCTCCGGTCACCCGGCGGTGGGGCCGTGGTCCGACCGGACGCTGCGCCTGGTGGTGCGCACCTCGGCCGGCGGGCCACGGGTGCGGGTGCGGTTCGACAACACCTTCGCCGCGGCGCCGGTACGGATCGGCGGCGCGACCGTGGCGGTGCGCGGGGCGGGCGCGGCGGCCCTGGAGGCGCCGGTGGCACTGTCCTTCGGCGGCGCCCGCGGCGTCGACATCCCCGCGGGCGCGCAGGCCTACAGCGATCCGCTCGCCTTCGCGGTGCCCGCCGGCCGGGATCTGCTGGTGAGCTTCCATCTGCCGGGCACCGTGGCGGCGGCGCCCGTGCACCGGCAGGCGCTCCAGCGCTCCTACCTCAGCGAGCCGGGCGACCACACGGCGGACGGCACCGCCGGGCCGTACACCTCGACCCTGACCACCTGGCCCCTGCTGACCGGCGTGGACACCGGCGGCGGTCCCGGGTCGGTGGTGCTGCTCGGCGACTCGATCACCGACGGCGACCGGTCCACGGTGGACGCCAACCGCCGGTGGCCGGACGCGCTGGCCCGGCGCCTGCTCGCGCAGGACGCGGTCCCCCGGTACGGAGTGCTCAACCACGGCATCTCCGGGAACCGGGTCACCGGCGACCGCTACCCCGGCGACGGGGTGTCCACGGACACGGCCGGGGTGAGCGCTTTGAACCGGTTCGACCGGGACGTGCTCGCCCAGACGTCCGTGCGCACGGCGGTGGTCTTCGAGGGCGTGAACGATCTGCTGGCGGGCACGGACGCGCGGCGCGTGATCGGCGGCCTGCGGGAGCTCGCCGAGCGGGGGCGCGCCCGGGGGCTGCGGATGCTGGGGGCGACCGTCCTGCCCTGCGGGGGCAGGGCGGGGTGCACGGCCGCCGTCGACGCGGAGCGCGCCGCGGTGAACGCCTGGCTGCGGGAGACGGACGCCTTCGACGCCGTGCTCGACTTCGACGCCGTGATCCGCGACCCGGCCGAGCCGGCCCGGATGCTTCCGGCGTACGACAGCGGCGACCACCTGCACCCCGGGGACGCGGGGCTGGCGGCGATCGCCGGCTCCGTGGACCTCGCCCTGCTCGCCGGATGA